TATCACAAGGCAATGAAGGTAAATACTATATGTtgtccttcttcttcttcaactctttttcttctttttgacatttttttcatttctcctCATTCACCAGGCTAGGGAAAATATAATAAGCAAGATTAACACGACTATCGAGACTCATAAAAGGAATTCCTCCCGGGATATTGGCAATGGTGTTCTGGGAAGGCTGCTAAAGGAAGAGAGCTTACCTGATGATGCGGTTGCTGACTTTATCATTAACCTTCTATTTGCTGGAAATGAGACCACAGCTAAAACCATGCTCTTTGCTGTTTACTTCCTCACGCAATGTCCCAGATCCATGAAGCAAATGCTGGTACCTGCACTTGATACATCGCAGCTATATTTATGTACAAACACCAACACCATTTAATTACATCTAGTTTTCTACACAGGATGAGCACCAGAGCCTAAGGAGTGAAAGGGGTGAGGAGGAGATGCTAACCTGGCAAGATTACAAAGCTATGCCTTTCACTCAATGTGTAAGTCCTCTTTTAATCATCTATCACTCTGACCTCACTCCTCTTGCTACAATATATATTCTGGGCACTCAACCATTAATATTTCTCCAGGTAATTGATGAAACTCTACGTCTAGGAGGCATTGCCATTTGGCTCATGAGAGAAGCCAAAGAACAAGTAGAATATAAAGGTAATTAGTTCATCATACCACTTCTCCAAAGTGTTCAATTAGAAAGCTCAGTCAATCAAAAAATCACATCAAAGTATTCCCACCACATGTCTCGtacattatcaaaaccaaccaagACTTGATTAGCATATTTGCCCTTCCTGCAGATTATGTCATTCCAAAAGGAAGCTTTGTGGTGCCATTTCTTTCAGCAGTCCATTTAGATGAAAATGTCTATGAGGATCCACGTAGTTTTAATCCATGGAGATGGATGGAACCAGAAAATCAGGTTATCCATCTCAGAGGCTTTACTAATTTCCTAATGTTGAGAGATAAATATAAGTCATTAATATATTATAGCGTGCATAACATCAACAAAATACAGGAAAAGAGAAACTGGAGGAGCAGCCCATATTTTGCACCTTTTGGCGGAGGAGCTAGGTTTTGTCCAGGGGCAGAGTTGGCTCGCCTTCAGATTGCCCTCTTCCTACATTACTTCCTCACCACGTTTAGGTATTTTGATCAATTCTCAATGGCGGAGAAACAAGATATTTATATCTTCGATCCTCTTTAAAATCATTGCtgtaataaacaaaaaaaaatgatatgAAACTACAGGTGGAGGCAGGTGAAGGATGACAACATGTCTTTTTTTCCATCAGCTCGATTGGTGAACGGATTTCAGATACAATTGAATAGAATAAGCCATGATCACCATGTTTCCACCTCTATCAACTGAACAAACAAACTATATTTGTATGTTGTTCAGAATTCTTCTGGGGTCCGAGGAAGGCTCTTCATCTGTAAATTACCTTCAAATACACATGTGTTGTTGTGGATATGGatgtaaaaaataattactGCTCTTTATCAAACCAAAGCTGCAAGTCTGCAATACTATCAGTTTATTGGACAAGGATTTTGCCAAATACACAACCCAATAAACAAACTTCACAGGGATATAGAAAAAAGAATAGGTTATCAACAGCAAGTAATATGCAAGAACCTATAAATTCAGTTGCATAAAAAGTAACATCACCTGAGAGGAGACGAGGAAATGAAACACCTTGTTGCTCCAGCCGATGATATTCAAAACGAATATTCAGCCCGGTTCTGTGTTTCAATAAGATTTCCAGTTTCAGAATAACAGGAAGAGAAGGCAACTGAATCCACACCAACTTTGTATTATGTGATATCACATTGAAAAAGGACTCCAAGAACCCTAATCATTGGCGCACAAGCTCTCATTTCACCAATTCAACCAAAGCATAGAACTCTCATCATAGTTCTCCATATGTAGTTTAAAAAATGTCTGAGAAGTAATTAACCATCTTCTATGACTGAACTGCCAAATATGATGGGAGTCGGTCAAAGGAGATACAAAATACAGGTCTCACTTTTAACTTATGACCAGTACAATTATACATAGTTAAGAACTCTTCAATAAAGTAACATCCATGTAAAGTATAGTTTTATCTCTTGCACATGCATAAATTCAACCTTTCAGTTGATCAGCAGGAATGCCAACTTTCACCAGTAGTGCTCCCTGAACATTTGAGATAAGATATATGGCTTTAAAAAATAAGCAAAACATCTAAAAAACGCATATGTAGTACTTACATAAGAAAAAATAGAGTCCATCAGGCGTAGGTCACAGAAAACCATAGAGGAGTTTCATAAATCAACCAAGTCGTGCCAGGACTATTCCATCCTTTGTATAATTGTACAGTTGTAGACCATGTACTTATTCCAGTTCAAGATTCAAACACTTGTGAGTGACATGAGCattatgaaaattgaaaactaaATCAGAAACATGTCTTTGTAGTTAGTATGTAACCTGATCAAGAGAAGACAAAAAACACAGGCATAGGCCAGAAAATAAAAGGTGCGAAACAATTTCTTTTATTGTCTACAATCTTACACGAATTGGGCATCTGAATCAAGCAAACAACAGCTACAAACAGCACTCTGAATTCTAAATACAAACACTGGATATAGAACTTATCAATACCAGCTTCACGAACAGGAAAATCACAACGAAATTAACAGAAGCAAACACCGCAATTCCATGTCTGCTAGTGCTAGGAGGGTGACAAAAGGAGATGAGGAGTTGTCTGTCATGTCCTTCAAAAAACACAAGCAACCAACCAACCAAACGCAGCACAACTTATGAGAGGACTTAGGGTACAAATTCATATGCAATATTGACAGTGAGCGAATCATTCATTAGCAAGATCAAACAAcaacatcatcagcactacaggCGGCAAGATTAGGTTCTCATGTTCAATTGGCGTCAGCATCCCTTCGTTGTTCAGACGACTGAGGAGGAGGACCGGAGAGGGATGCCAGCAAATTCAGGTGATGGCCCTGTACTTGAGCAATGGGTAAGTAATTCCCAACCCTAGCCGCGGAGGCCTCGCCAATTCCCAACGGCTGATGTTGCTGCAGAAACCTCAAAGAAGCTGAATGCTGCTGTTGTTGATGATGCTGCTGATGGTGGGAATTATTCGAAGCAGTAACCACCATTTCAGGGGGAGGAGCTGCAAAGCTCCAGACCTGCCCGAAATCGGTCCGGGCAGGAAGAGCCCAGAAGCCTCCAGCAGTGATGGTGGGGCCAACAGAAGCCGAAACAGAGGTAACGTCATCTTTGGAGAGGTGCTGGTGGTGGTCGTCGTCGTCGGGGCGGAGGCGCTTGCCGAGGATGAAGGGGGTGGGGGTTAGGAGCGAATGCGCAAGGGGCTTATGGTCGAGGGCggcggagagggaggaggaggaattGCGGGAGGAGGGGGAGACGGTGGAGAAGCTGGCGGGGGTGGTGCCGGTGCCGGTGGCGGCGATGATGGAGGGCTCGGCCTGGCGGAGGAGCCACTCGATGGTCTGGCCGTCGGACTTGTGGCCTAGCTCGCGGGTGAGCTGGAAGACGCGGGCGGCGCAGATGATCGGCATGCGGATGCGGCGGCCGCGGCCGTCGACCTTGCTGTGGCGGTCCTTGGCGGGGGGTTTTTTGACGGGGGCGGGGACGGTCTGAAGCTGGAGGTGGCGCTGAGAGGGATCGACAATGGAGGCGTCGGCGGCCGACGTAGACATGGTTTGAGGTggaaaagggggggggggggaatcaGTGGAGGAAGGTAGGGTTTTGGAGAATTGGGGGAAAAAATGAGTGAGGAGAAGAGAGGGGGAGTAGAGAAGAGAGAGGTAATGATTGAGGGCAGGAGCTGGTGGAGACAGGCGGAGGGCACATGGGTGGTGGGCTCCACCTTCCTTACGTACTCGCACTCTCCCAGTCCCAGCTCACTCTCACtcactcattctctctctctctctctcaacattCCTATTCTTCACGCGCTCCTCTTTTGGGAAAAGTCATCTATCAGTCAACTATCAGCAATAATTATCCTTGTTTTCTTATTAACGCTAATTAAATTCGACGGGTTTCAAGAAATATAAGAGCATGAgagaggatcccctgctgtgcacaaATCACAGCAGGGCCTTGCTGCCCCATACACcaccattttttattattattttttttataaaataaaaataaaaatttaatatattttaaaattgtttgTGAGGGGCAGCAGGGCCTTGCTGTGATttgtgcacagcaggggatcctctcccataagagcatccacctTGGTCGGCGGACAAGACATAGTCCAGCCATGCCACATCAGTAGCACTAAattcctcctgtcacatcagcTGGACAAGTAACTGGACAAACAATAGCTCAGTCACAGCCTTGCcccatcatcagcactaaaaataaataattaacaatcacacaaaatacggaattaaatttacgccacatatacgggaaaattcaataatttcatttaaattaaaaaaaggtacataatttaacaaaattacataataaaaaaaattacataattaaaaaaaactatcgtcgtgcagtcctccgcgcccacaactcttcaattaaatcattttggagtcgaatatgagcatccacttggcaCATGTCGGCATGAAAATGTCGTGCAAATcgcatatatatagtgtttcgaaaatttaaaaaaaaattcgctcgccggttcctcgccgatcgggaggctgcaatagcggcgaGAGAATCGGCGAGCGCCCGAGAATCGGCGTAGCCTCGCCGAAATTCtcaccgatttggcgctcgccggctgcaatagttcggcgagcgtcaaaaatcggcgagccgctggctcgccgaccactggagatgctctaactccAATACAAATTACTTCCTTCAACCAATATCAAGACTCAcatttttgtcatttcagtCAATTCATGTCACATTCCTtacttctctcatattttattattataaaataaatataaaaaaaatgatctcatattttattaactttttcaacccattgttctttatttttcttaaaatcttACCCACACCAAATATGACTCATATTATAGAAcggaaaaaatatatttttatatatttattttataattatatactagGTATAAAAAGTACAATATACAATTAGTTACTATCATATAttcccttcatttcatttaaaagtatttattatTTGTAATGAGATTTTATTCAttgttatttatattaagtAGATGatggtgtttttttttaaaataatgtgtCTCTCTCTgagtaaatatttttatattgttatttatattaagtAGAGGGTTGtgttctcttttttttaataatgtatCTCTCTgagtaaatatttttataaggaGGGAAtatcttttttagtacatcaatTATCTTAAATGAGTAAATTTTGCCCGTAATATTTAATAATATCTTTTGAGATCCATTAACTATGAGTTAATACCAATTCAACTAGTTTTTtgctatttccaatattttcatgaccaaagtacccttaaggcTATGAAGgacaattcaatctatttattcatccacttttttctttcttctaatttatttgggattaagtttaatagatcttatactattattattaatatatatcataccttatttgaatattatgatattattttctagtgctagttaatacttttatatggttacattctcaattatttagataaagCTAAGATAAATATTGTATTTTAATGAATCtagtaattttattaaactaaaaatttaagttaattataatatataatatattctacattgaaataaaaatttaataaagtagaaaaaatatgattcacgAATAGTCAAAGGAATAGATATGAGAATTATGAACAATTTTCATGATGTTGTAAATGGTCTAGTGATAATATTAAGACGTGACATTGTGATATTAAACAATTAATAGAaactattgattttttatttaattaaacaatcatagatttaaattaatcatatattcaactaagaatgtcattgtcttttttattaaattgattattgataatttcaactaatttttttatactacaATTACTACATtatagta
This sequence is a window from Salvia splendens isolate huo1 chromosome 14, SspV2, whole genome shotgun sequence. Protein-coding genes within it:
- the LOC121764444 gene encoding abietadienol/abietadienal oxidase-like — protein: MTGNVSTKPLHDDGDNHHSITFVSLIWWFVATRGGGRSKGKLPPGGRGWPVVGDSISWYNAVASSHPPAFVHKQVRRYGPIFSCSLFGKWAVASADPAFNKFVMQNEGKLFQSNYPKSFRDLVGKNGVITAQGDHQRKLHSIASNMMRLDKLRFHFLQDIQIVIGQIFTNLHHNQVVPLQDVCRKLAINLMVNQLLGVSSESQVNHIAQLFSHFVDGCLSLPINLPGFAYHKAMKARENIISKINTTIETHKRNSSRDIGNGVLGRLLKEESLPDDAVADFIINLLFAGNETTAKTMLFAVYFLTQCPRSMKQMLDEHQSLRSERGEEEMLTWQDYKAMPFTQCVIDETLRLGGIAIWLMREAKEQVEYKDYVIPKGSFVVPFLSAVHLDENVYEDPRSFNPWRWMEPENQEKRNWRSSPYFAPFGGGARFCPGAELARLQIALFLHYFLTTFRWRQVKDDNMSFFPSARLVNGFQIQLNRISHDHHVSTSIN
- the LOC121765534 gene encoding transcription factor TCP7-like; this translates as MSTSAADASIVDPSQRHLQLQTVPAPVKKPPAKDRHSKVDGRGRRIRMPIICAARVFQLTRELGHKSDGQTIEWLLRQAEPSIIAATGTGTTPASFSTVSPSSRNSSSSLSAALDHKPLAHSLLTPTPFILGKRLRPDDDDHHQHLSKDDVTSVSASVGPTITAGGFWALPARTDFGQVWSFAAPPPEMVVTASNNSHHQQHHQQQQHSASLRFLQQHQPLGIGEASAARVGNYLPIAQVQGHHLNLLASLSGPPPQSSEQRRDADAN